The following are from one region of the Salvia splendens isolate huo1 chromosome 2, SspV2, whole genome shotgun sequence genome:
- the LOC121771429 gene encoding bidirectional sugar transporter SWEET16-like has product MASLSLILGIIGNVIAMLMFASPIKTFKQVVKKKSTEDYDGLPYITTLLSTSLWTFYGLLKTDGLLVVTVNGAGAAFHVIYVIIFLIYSPQHIKIKSVKLVAAVNVAFLGVVIMITLLALKGEIRITLVGLLCTGLTIGMYAAPLSAMRRVIEMKSVKYMPFFLSFFQFLNGGVWSAYALVVKDYYIGVPNGIGFILGSIQLALYMMYKNKSRSVELEKGVETMRNGSYKLHKGSSLPEASIIRQYSQNIIKTRSLAPFELEKFLDGDVEKAFNEAP; this is encoded by the exons ATGGCTAGCTTAAGCTTAATTCTCGGGATAATTG GAaatgtgattgctatgcttatGTTTGCCTCTCCTAT AAAAACATTCAAGCAGGTAgtgaagaagaaatcaacagAGGATTACGACGGCCTCCCTTACATAACCACATTATTGAGCACAAGTTTATGGACATTTTACGGACTCCTTAAGACGGACGGTTTGCTTGTCGTCACTGTCAATGGTGCTGGTGCTGCCTTTCACGTCATCTACGTCATCATCTTCCTCATCTACTCCCCCCAACACATCAAG ATAAAATCGGTAAAATTGGTAGCAGCAGTAAATGTTGCATTTCTTGGGGTTGTCATAATGATAACCCTATTAGCTTTGAAAGGAGAAATTCGGATCACACTGGTAGGACTATTATGCACTGGATTAACTATTGGGATGTACGCTGCACCCCTCTCCGCCATG AGGAGAGTGATTGAGATGAAAAGTGTAAAGTATATGCcatttttcctttcctttttccaaTTTCTCAACGGGGGAGTTTGGTCGGCCTACGCCCTAGTGGTTAAAGATTACTACATTGGG GTACCAAATGGGATTGGATTCATATTGGGGTCGATCCAATTAGCCTTATACATGATGTACAAAAATAAGTCGAGGTCGGTAGAGTTGGAAAAGGGGGTTGAGACTATGAGAAATGGGAGTTATAAGCTACACAAAGGCAGTAGCCTACCGGAGGCATCAATCATCCGCCAGTATAGCCAAAATATTATCAAAACACGTTCTTTGGCACCTTTTGAATTGGAGAAATTCCTCGATGGAGACGTCGAAAAGGCTTTCAATGAGGCTccataa
- the LOC121764936 gene encoding serine/threonine-protein phosphatase PP1 isozyme 9-like, which yields MMTMEGMMDSGVLDDIIRRLLEGKGGKQVKLSEVEIRQLCVNARQIFLSQPNLVPVHAPIRICGDIHGQYQDLLRLLEFGGHPPAVTYLFLGDYVDRGKQSLETICLLLAYKIRYPGKVNLLRGNHEDAKINRVYGFYDECKRRFNVRLWKIFTDCFNCLPVAALIDEKILCMHGGLSPELKNLDQIRELSRPTEIPDSGLLCDLLWSDPDGKIDGWADSDRGVSCTFGAGAVAEFLANNDLDLICRGHQVVEDGYEFFAHRRLVTIFSAPNYGGEFDNAGALLNVDESLICSFEILKPAPSNSKVPLKKPPKTGGSM from the exons ATGATGACAATGGAGGGTATGATGGATTCGGGGGTGCTGGACGATATAATCAGGCGCCTATTGGAAGGGAAAGGAGGGAAGCAGGTGAAGCTCTCCGAGGTCGAAATTCGCCAGCTCTGCGTCAACGCCCGCCAAATCTTCCTCTCTCAGCCCAATCTCGTCCCTGTCCATGCCCCTATCAGGATCTGCg GTGACATACACGGCCAGTACCAAGACCTTTTGAGGCTCTTGGAGTTTGGTGGACATCCCCCAGCTGTAACTTACCTCTTCCTCGGAGATTATGTTGATAGAGGCAAGCAGAGTTTGGAAACAATATGCTTACTATTGGCTTACAAAATAAGGTATCCCGGTAAAGTTAACCTCTTGAGGGGAAACCATGAAGATGCGAAGATCAACCGTGTTTATGGATTTTATGATGAATGTAAGAGGAGATTCAATGTTCGGCTTTGGAAGATATTCACCGATTGCTTTAATTGTTTGCCAGTTGCTGCACTCATAGATGAAAAGATACTTTGCATGCACGGAGGACTCTCTCCGGAACTCAAAAATTTGGACCAGATTAGAGAGCTTTCGAGGCCAACTGAGATTCCTGACAGTGGTCTACTGTGTGATTTGCTTTGGTCTGATCCTGATGGCAAGATTGACGGCTGGGCTGATAGCGATAGGGGCGTCTCTTGCACTTTTGGGGCTGGTGCAGTTGCCGAATTTTTGGCTAACAATGACTTGGACCTCATTTGCAGGGGCCATCAG GTGGTGGAGGATGGATATGAATTCTTTGCCCATAGAAGACTTGTGACTATATTTTCCGCCCCAAACTATGGTGGAGAGTTCGACAATGCTGGTGCCCTTTTAAATGTGGATGAATCGCTAATATGTTCGTTTGAGATACTAAAACCTGCACCAAGCAATTCAAAGGTTCCTCTAAAGAAG CCTCCCAAAACAGGAGGCAGCATGTAA
- the LOC121792326 gene encoding E3 ubiquitin-protein ligase RFI2-like isoform X1 — translation MGLGDADLLDDGDRGGCKAAAVSCSICLDVVTDNGDRSWAKLQCGHQFHLDCIGSAFNSKGAMQCPNCRKIEKGQWLYANGSRPLPEFSMDDWAHDEDLYDLNYSEMSFGVHWCPFSGITRLPSSFDEGEFSSSTYHDLVGHTPVFEHTPVSSATHPCPYIAYFGPIHASSTTSSTSVSDGSNYSNHWTGPSVPSEVPNSYTFPSMDVHYHNWDHSSQFAPSNRIAGADQTLIAPMSQRTARNSSDIPRAGMHPSFMLGHSSASRAPSTATSSVLPPYPGTVARTRDRPAFQAYFQQSSSNPSARNPVLPTGRRSSSHRGLAQAAPPIASSSDQSGGFYFISSNSSGRNFHEMENPHREPFHGWEREHQYSFPSSQVDRDSIWGPFHPPGPASEAGIRPSSFRLRHGSERMPSQNR, via the exons ATGGGATTGGGAGATGCAGATCTTCTCGACGACGGTGATAGAGGAGGATGCAAAGCGGCTGCGGTATCGTGCTCTATTTGCTTGGATGTTGTCACCGACAATGGAGATAGATCTTGGGCTAAGCTTCAATGTGGCCATCAATTTCACTTAG ATTGCATTGGTTCAGCATTCAACAGTAAGGGAGCTATGCAGTGCCCCAACTGTCGGAAAATTGAGAAAGGACAATGGCTATATGCTAATGGCAGTCGTCCACTACCTGAGTTTAGCATGGATGACTGGGCCCATGATGAGGATCTTTATGATCTAAATTATTCTGAAATG TCATTTGGAGTTCATTGGTGTCCGTTCAGTGGGATAACAAGGCTCCCTTCATCTTTTGA TGAAGGGGAGTTTTCATCAAGCACAT ATCATGATCTTGTTGGACATACGCCTGTCTTTGAACATACGCCTGTTTCATCCGCAACTCATCCTTGCCCTTATATTGCTTATTTTGGGCCAATACATGCATCTTCTACAACATCAAGTACTAGTGTTTCAGATGGATCTAATTATAGTAACCATTGGACTGGCCCATCAGTTCCTAGTGAAGTTCCCAACTCATACACTTTTCCTTCGATGGATGTGCACTATCACAATTGGGACCATTCTTCTCAATTCGCTCCAAGCAACCGGATTGCTGGAGCAGACCAGACCCTGATTGCACCCATGTCACAGAGAACAGCGAGGAATAGCTCTGATATCCCAAGAGCTGGAATGCATCCCTCCTTCATGCTTGGTCACAG TTCTGCCAGCAGAGCCCCCAGCACAGCAACTTCCTCCGTCCTTCCACCATACCCTGGAACTGTTGCTCGGACACGTGACCGTCCAGCTTTTCAAGCATACTTCCAGCAGTCTAGTAGTAACCCTTCGGCACGCAACCCTGTTTTACCCACTGGACGAAGATCCAGCAGTCATAGAGGTTTAGCTCAAGCTGCACCCCCAATTGCCTCGTCATCCGACCAGTCTGGTGGTTTCTACTTCATCTCATCAAACTCTTCAGGGAGAAACTTCCATGAAATGGAAAATCCCCACCGAGAACCATTCCATGGTTGGGAGCGAGAACACCAATATTCATTTCCTTCAAGCCAGGTCGATAGAGATTCAATCTGGGGGCCCTTCCACCCACCGGGTCCTGCATCCGAGGCCGGAATCAGACCCAGCAGTTTCCGGCTGAGACATGGATCAGAGAGGATGCCATCTCAAAATCGGTGA
- the LOC121792326 gene encoding E3 ubiquitin-protein ligase RFI2-like isoform X2 — protein MGLGDADLLDDGDRGGCKAAAVSCSICLDVVTDNGDRSWAKLQCGHQFHLDCIGSAFNSKGAMQCPNCRKIEKGQWLYANGSRPLPEFSMDDWAHDEDLYDLNYSEMSFGVHWCPFSGITRLPSSFDEGEFSSSTYHDLVGHTPVFEHTPVSSATHPCPYIAYFGPIHASSTTSSTSVSDGSNYSNHWTGPSVPSEVPNSYTFPSMDVHYHNWDHSSQFAPSNRIAGADQTLIAPMSQRTARNSSDIPRAGMHPSFMLGHRAPSTATSSVLPPYPGTVARTRDRPAFQAYFQQSSSNPSARNPVLPTGRRSSSHRGLAQAAPPIASSSDQSGGFYFISSNSSGRNFHEMENPHREPFHGWEREHQYSFPSSQVDRDSIWGPFHPPGPASEAGIRPSSFRLRHGSERMPSQNR, from the exons ATGGGATTGGGAGATGCAGATCTTCTCGACGACGGTGATAGAGGAGGATGCAAAGCGGCTGCGGTATCGTGCTCTATTTGCTTGGATGTTGTCACCGACAATGGAGATAGATCTTGGGCTAAGCTTCAATGTGGCCATCAATTTCACTTAG ATTGCATTGGTTCAGCATTCAACAGTAAGGGAGCTATGCAGTGCCCCAACTGTCGGAAAATTGAGAAAGGACAATGGCTATATGCTAATGGCAGTCGTCCACTACCTGAGTTTAGCATGGATGACTGGGCCCATGATGAGGATCTTTATGATCTAAATTATTCTGAAATG TCATTTGGAGTTCATTGGTGTCCGTTCAGTGGGATAACAAGGCTCCCTTCATCTTTTGA TGAAGGGGAGTTTTCATCAAGCACAT ATCATGATCTTGTTGGACATACGCCTGTCTTTGAACATACGCCTGTTTCATCCGCAACTCATCCTTGCCCTTATATTGCTTATTTTGGGCCAATACATGCATCTTCTACAACATCAAGTACTAGTGTTTCAGATGGATCTAATTATAGTAACCATTGGACTGGCCCATCAGTTCCTAGTGAAGTTCCCAACTCATACACTTTTCCTTCGATGGATGTGCACTATCACAATTGGGACCATTCTTCTCAATTCGCTCCAAGCAACCGGATTGCTGGAGCAGACCAGACCCTGATTGCACCCATGTCACAGAGAACAGCGAGGAATAGCTCTGATATCCCAAGAGCTGGAATGCATCCCTCCTTCATGCTTGGTCACAG AGCCCCCAGCACAGCAACTTCCTCCGTCCTTCCACCATACCCTGGAACTGTTGCTCGGACACGTGACCGTCCAGCTTTTCAAGCATACTTCCAGCAGTCTAGTAGTAACCCTTCGGCACGCAACCCTGTTTTACCCACTGGACGAAGATCCAGCAGTCATAGAGGTTTAGCTCAAGCTGCACCCCCAATTGCCTCGTCATCCGACCAGTCTGGTGGTTTCTACTTCATCTCATCAAACTCTTCAGGGAGAAACTTCCATGAAATGGAAAATCCCCACCGAGAACCATTCCATGGTTGGGAGCGAGAACACCAATATTCATTTCCTTCAAGCCAGGTCGATAGAGATTCAATCTGGGGGCCCTTCCACCCACCGGGTCCTGCATCCGAGGCCGGAATCAGACCCAGCAGTTTCCGGCTGAGACATGGATCAGAGAGGATGCCATCTCAAAATCGGTGA
- the LOC121771294 gene encoding translationally-controlled tumor protein homolog, which yields MLVYQDLLSGDELLSDSFPYKEIENGMLWEVEGKWVVQGAVSVDIGANPSAEGADDEEGVDDQAVKVVDIVDTFRLQEQPPFDKKQFIAYVKKYIKNLTPKLQPEKQDQFKKGIEGATKYLVSKLKDFQYFVGESMHDDGTMVFAYYKEGATDPTFLYLAHGLKEVKC from the exons ATGTTGGTTTATCAGGATCTTCTCTCTG GTGATGAGCTTCTCTCTGACTCATTCCCATACAAGGAAATTGAAAATGGAATGCTGTGGGAAGTAGAAGGCAAG TGGGTTGTTCAAGGGGCAGTTAGTGTCGATATTGGGGCTAATCCCTCTGCTGAAGGGGCTGATGACGAAGAAGGTGTTGATGATCAAGCTGTCAAGGTTGTCGATATAGTAGACACTTTCAGGCTTCAGGAGCAGCCTCCTTTCGACAAGAAACAGTTCATAGCGTATGTCAAGAAATATATCAAGAATTTGACTCCCAAGCTTCAACCTGAGAAGCAAGATCAGTTCAAGAAAGGCATCGAAGGAGCTACAAAATACCTTGTCTCAAAGCTCAAGGACTTCCAATA CTTTGTTGGGGAGAGCATGCACGATGACGGGACAATGGTGTTTGCATACTACAAGGAAGGAGCAACTGATCCAACTTTTCTGTATCTGGCTCATGGCTTGAAGGAGGTCAAGTGCTGA